Genomic segment of Bemisia tabaci chromosome 9, PGI_BMITA_v3:
cgatcgagaaccgtgaattgatcgacaaatccTAACTCATCTACCCGTACTAGCGGCTAGATGGTatggtatggattcgatcgacatgaatcgagtGACGTGAATAGGTTgatatgaatcgatcgaaaaaccaaaacgtgaatcaatcgacaaacccgtgagtctaTCGAAAAAAtctgtgagtcgatcgacagacccgtgaatcgatcgacaaacctatgagtcgatcgacaaacccgtgaatcgagcGAATTTTGTCGGTAGAATCGGTGTCGAGTCACGTCGATCGGTTTTCGTTTTTccatcggttcacgttttcttTCTTCGATCGACCCGTGTCGATCGAATTGAtaccgggttttttttttttttttttttttttttttttttttttttaaattaattgtcgACTGAATCACGTTGATTGGttcgcgtttttatttttcgatcgattcatgtctaTCGAATCGacagcggttttttttttaaataatttcgaATCTGCttcaatcgattcacgtcgatcgattcacattttcacttttcaatcgatctatgtcgatcgaatccataccctccgaatCTCCCGTGGTTGGTAGCAAGACGTTTTGATGGCTCCCTTACGATGAGGTCTTTGAGGTTCGTCAGAGTTTGCACCTGATATTGTAACCTTGAAATCACAAGAAAATAATCTTTGAAGGTCTTTGAATAATCTTGATACGTCTTTGGTTTATTTCTTTCTTGTTCTTTAATTTTGTCATCGTTTTTAAGGTGTAAACGGTGAACATGACGGCGACGTCGAACATCCCGCGAAGACAGACAgatcagaggtggatccagcaatttggcaacaccggatttcctccattcaaatctatactaaataatcgattcttgtcggagcacctggcccctccaaggatcgatatatttccataggcctaaatggagaaaatacactgttgtcaatttgctggatccgccaatggacaAGATTCACGAACACGCAAATGTATCAGGTAGCAATACTTCATGactaaaaattattctttcgaacctttaaataaattacattttttgattCGTACTGGCAGGAAAACGATTTTATTCCGGAAAGGATTGAGCACTTTCATTTTGTATTCTTCATTGGTTTTTTAGATACTCGTGGGAAGCTGGGACCCGGTGGCGTAGCAGTGATACAGAACCAAGCTAGTTTGTTTCACTACTCAAAACAAACTTGTACTTTGGAGTTAAATCTGGACAAGGATAAATCATTTTACAATGGTCTGGCGTGGAACACCGACTATTCCCGGTTCTTCATAGTAGAGTCGGATGATAAAACAGTGTATGGTTTTGACTATGATGTTAACTCAGGGAATATTAGTGAGTACCAAAAGCATGCTGCTATCAGTTATTCTATCCATCAACAGCTCGAAAGTACTTGCAACACTTTTTTATGAGATCAACAATTTTGCCAGAAtgacatttggattacattttgcttCTATTCTTTGCAAAACATTACCGcaatcatgcaaaaaaattgatttacaaaagtTATTTTTGTCTTTAGTCCCTAGTTTATTGGGGGTGAaggtaaaacttgtttagaagaCCAGTTtacatttgcaaggtaaaaaaggtTGCAAAATCTGAGCGACGTTGGAATgctgttggttcctttttgcaaaaagtaatccACTTCATGGTTTATGCGTTACAATCTGGGTCATACCTACTTTTTGAGTGTGCAAAATAGGGCTTAAAAATGGGGAGGGGGGTAGCAGAGCGTCCAAGTGCAGAACAATTATTGGGATTGTTCTAAAAAATCAGAGATTACATTCAAAACTTGCAGGATCTAAAACAATTGgatttcatttcaatgttattttcattgtaaatttctttaataatttttttgcaacaACAAATAGTCTCAGAAATCCCCATATCCCTCAGGAATCCCACTTTTAGGGTGTAATTGGGCTAAACTTAAATCTCTATAGCGCATTAGAGAGCtgacaatattgaaattttggaaatttttacaaatgttCTCTATCTATTCTAAGAGATGGGTAAACTTACTCTCTGGACGGCCCTCATACAATACCCTCTAAATCGCTATTTCTATAAGAATGCCATCATTCTCAGTGGACGGgatgtattattttttcaggCAATAGGAAAGTTTTGATCGACTTCAAAGCAACCAACAGTTGTGCACCGGATGGTATGACCATTGACTGTAGTGACAACCTGTGGATAGCCTGTTTTACATTTGGTTACGTAAGTGAAAATAATATGATCGACGTATAATAGGTTTGTTTTTCATCCtctgctgactccgcgagtttaaatctgagagcctaacacagagcggagtggcatgctgccagcgcgaaacgcgcactggcgtctacaaacctaaagggatacttcacgcattgcgcaatgcttgaagtatccacttaggtttgtaggcgctggccaACCGGCCACAGCGCCGCAGCATGCCACggcggcgcctcaagcaactatttcacaatagaggtgttgcagagtatcatacgagattaaaggcgctccaacatatgaagaatgacaggcatcttttAAGAGTTTAGAGCTTTCCTCGccaaataaatcaagatgctacggcacaaaaagagagtggtagtccGGAAACTCCCTAAATCCTAGCATCCacatttaataatatttagcataatttttgaagttCACTAGAAAGTAATCAATTAGCGACTCAATTTAGgcataaacattcttgagtatgccgatTTTAGTGGTTTTTACGGATTTCAAACTATAATTGTGGAaaccttttttaaaacattccCACATTTCCTCTGACTGGATGAGACCCAATGAAAAGTTGTGGAAAGATGATGCAAAATAAGGAAGGACccaggaaattttatttaatttcttttatcaTCCCTCCACAACTCATGCTTTTTTCACGTCTCCTCCATGATTTTAGTGGTTTTTACGGATTTCAACCTGAAATTGTCGAATCctttccaaatttcctctaacaTAGATGAAAGTCAATTGAAAGTTGTGGaaagataatgaaaaaatttggtAGGACCCAAAAATTGCCCTATGTTTCTCATCCTCACacaaattttgtcgtttttttttgCGTGTATTTTCCACACTTTTACAGATTTCAGCCTGAAACCTTTCCATACTTTTCTCACTGACTAAGAAACATCGATAGTTGATGGAAGAGGCTACTTTCATGTTGAAAGATGTCGTAGAAAATTATGACattttcaacatatttttaCGATTTGCGCTTCCACATTTTGAGACCTTTCCACGTCTACAagacttcaaaaaatttcaatttgtctCTCACGTACTTCATGCAACTTTCAAGTGATAATCTGTGAGATCTTTGAATGAATGCAACTGATAAGATGAAATTAGCTCAAGGCAGCATTGTAATGTTAGGAAAGATACAGCATTTCAAGAGCCATATCCGCTCTTAATACACCCGTGCAACGCAAGTTTTATTTGCTCTTGGATCATATCAATACAATACGCACTAAAATGCGTAAAACCCGTTATTTCaggcattaattttttttggcaagaCATTTCCTGATAATTTGGGAAGTAGAATGCAAAGTTAGACAAATGTGCGGTTAATATTTTTCAGCTAGTTTTCTTTGGATTACATACACCAAATGTTTGGTCAAAAATGCGCAACCTTGTCAAAAACCAGCCGATGGCTGGTTTGAACCTGCATTGCATTGATGGCTATCCAAAGCGCTAGCCACCCACAAGTCACAACCTCTTAAGTAACATCGAGAGGAACAAGAGAATATTTTAGTTCAGCAGGACACTTATTCCATCCCCAGATGTCTCAGAGTATAACCTATGGCTCCTTTCGATTTAACCAAAGATGGTCGATCAACCGAGTCCCTTGGGTTAATCTGACCGTAAACAAGTAACTCCAAGTGATCAGAAacacaacagtggcgtggcattaattgcgatgtatcgattgttatgccattaaacagatggtaaagaattgattattaaggcgttcgctgcgaacaccctgtttatcgatccttctccataggtttaaatggcataacgatcgataaattgcaattcaCTCCTCGCCACTGAAACACAAATATGTTTAACTGTGTGCATAAACGAAGATCCTTGCactactctaccgtgctaaggaagaacgtcttatgaacactcgagagttgccaaatttccgttgataaaacatgtatttttgacgatatttaatgcatattcttcctttgaaattctcagacgttttcgattaaattgcgaacaaaattgtctgaaaatttgggaaattttttttcacaattttcccagtgaatccAGATTTATTGAGGGAAgcttggcaacacctgaaggctcatacggcgttttcccttagcacggaaATACTGCGCCACCGCGCCACACCGCGGACGTAGCGGTGCGGAGCCTGCACAGTCAAAACGCCTGCTTCTCTTTCGTGTGTATGCAATATGCACATCCgtagagcgcgaatagttgtatccagcatccaggcgttataatgaaacTCGTTTAGTATCCGTCGCATACAAGAATAACTGAGGTCGATTTGcttgtttctattttattttaacttaattCCAACTTCGATTATGTAAGCTTTCACTAATTTTGATCGTGACACTATCAGtatttcgagaaattttttgagtatttaaatggactgcattctgcaaaaaggaaccaagaacattccaatattgctaggattgtgcaacttgcattctttgcaataaaatcactgATGTCAAgccaaaaaattttacaaaggtaatttccATCTTGAAtctatagtttattgggagtaaagataaaacttatttagatgatcagtttacatttgtaaggtaaaaaagttgcaccattttagcgacattggatgactcttggttcctttttgcaaaactcgATCCAAACATATTACACTTTTGCCCTCCTAATATTCAAAGTTGgacggcatttttcaaaaaggaaccaagagaattccggtgttgctaggattgtgcaacttacattcctcgccaaaaattactgaaatcgcaaaaaattaaattcacaaaGGTAATcatcgtcttgaattcataatttatcgGGGGTAGAGATAAGACCTGTTTAGATGGTCACTTTTCATTTGCAACATGAAACAAGTTCCACAATCTTAACGACATTGTaatgctcttggctccttttcgaaaatgcaatccagttgttTTCGCCGGattccctagtagcagaacaaatttttgtttttctaaaaaaaagtataaaaaaatatatctgttatctaaatggtagttttatataaaaatgtgtaacgcttatataaaCAAAGCAAAGTTTTGACCTGAccataatatatgaaaaatgataaaagctggatacggtaatttttttttttagacaatttttttatttttttatataacgcatgcatgcgaaagtgttaaaagtgaacatttttatgtaactattaTATAAAAAAGGTTATAATTTGCTTGAGCTTTTTGCGAATTAGAGGACtttttagtatgtttgcgaaaagctcacgaaaattatgacttttttttataattgtgacataaaaatgttcacttttaataCTTTCCTTTGCAtgcattatatttttaaaaaaataaatttcgtacataatctttatcttttccttctatggttctgctactagggttacTCCCTTCCATCGTTCTTTgactaaaaaattaacatttttctcaGGTGCTACAAGTGGACACTAACAACGGCTCAATACTGCAGACCCTACACATTCCAGTTACGGACGTGACGTCAGTAGCATGGGGCGGTGATTACTTTTCGACCCTTTTCGTGACGACATCCAGGTACATGCTCTCAGAGGAGGAGCGGCGGAAGCAGCCATTGGCTGGTTCGGTCTTCGCCGTCACAGGGCTGAAATTCAAGGGGGTCCAATCGAACAGCGCCGAAATCTGCACCGTCGGATGTCGAGGGGACGGGTCTTGTCCGCCGTGCGACGGGAACCCTTTGGCAATCCCGAACGCCCCAGTGGAAAAGTTCGACACCGCGTCTTGTCCCGCAAACGGTGCAATCTACGGGGGGAATTACTGCCAAATTGGTTGGGCCCAagtagcaaaatgaaaatattttatggaaaaaaaaattaatgaaaaaaatttagaaaataaagaaaaagtagcTAGCATTATGGAAAgtagacagaaaatttaaagtgagtgTCACTATTTACCCACGAAAATAGGTCTATTTCCTGTCTACAAAATGGATCTATTTTCCGTCTAGAAAACTGATAGGGCTATTTCCTTAGGGAAACATATTCAAAAACCTGatggaaaatagagaaaaattgaatattttctttatctatttcttagaaatttaaaattcagaaaacagaTAGAAAAAACACAGGATGTATACGAAAAATCGTCTGTTTTCCTTGTATATACTGTCCGGAACATAGGCagaaaatagaagttttttaatcattttcttACTTCTATTTGATGCatctattttctttccattctctttctattttatttttctgtctagAAAATAGACAATTTCTAAATAAGTGCTAGACAGAAAATAGAACCTCATGCTACTTTGGGAAACTGATAAGTTGAAAATATTACCAATCTTGTCGGCATATTGccatggaaatatttttcatttgtaaatattttccttaaaaataaaataaagaagtaaaaaaaaaaacatcaatagaaaaaatttggaaaacctaacctaatctaacttAACCTAGCCTAATCTAACTGGATTGAATCAATCTAGTTGTACAAGCGGGATCAAAGTTCCTGCGTCAAATGGTCCTCCGCAACCGGGCATACACAGCTAAGGCAATCCGAGGAATGCgctaaaattaaaatcactGAGAACTTGATAGTTATTTACTTTTGTCcgttttttatttatctttttttagtCCGGATATTGCTGAAAATCGTCTCTCGCCGATCGCTCATCCAGATCATTAAGATCATCACCATAAGTCACGTCTTCATCAATCATAGGCTTGGAGGGCCTGAAATAGGGTTTATGCTTTCTGTGGCTCCGCCGCCATTCCCTATATTCTGAGGGTCGACCGAATCTGATCCCATGGTTAAACCCACTCTGCAACATAAGAAAAGTTCAGCACTTAAGCacttgtgcaaatttcaatttaaagttACAGATGTGGGGATACAAACATATCCTCGTGCGAACAGCGAATAACTTAAGCATCAAGAAAGAGTTTTATGAAACAGAAAATAGTCGTAAAAGTTATAATATTTGAACAGTTAATATTGTTAGTTGGTCAAATCGAACCAGAGTAAAACTATGACTGCGTTTTATATTATCGAATTTTCtctcgtattttaatttttccaccaAAAGTCAAGTACTACTAAGATGATCTTACCGAGTAActtcaaaaatattggcatcttaaatggtaaaaaatgcAAACTCAAACCCTTTGCTGCCGGAACGAGCTGTGAACTCAATCTAAACTTTTTACGAGAGGTTTGTCATCTCAAGGTTTTGCTTGGGATACATTTGAGGGACATCtctttttattaaagaaaaggTCGGTTTTGATAGGCTTTTAGAAGCTTCGTAATATGCGGTCAGATCCGAGAGACactcctgaaaaaataaagcgctgcagccctggtaaaaattggcgataggagctgcgtttcaaaataccataggagttcttatagccgaccaaagaaggcgatagaaaatcatatagctggctgtagaaagtggaaaaaattatacggctgggctacacgaagcgataaaaacttatacagccgggctatggttcgcatcgccgggctttacactttgtcgcctggctgttgctttttcgccatcggccataaaaggccataagaaattgtgtagaaattcgtgtgctttgtaaacccttaagtttgtacggaatcaccttaatatttacaaaacgcacattatattttcctttactacatattttttttttcatcaaataaaaatgagaataatccgtaaagagtgtgcaaacatttcaaagtcatgagttgaaaaacgctgactcaacgagattaaatattagagcctaacacaaagcggagcggcggcgcactggcgccttcaaacctaacagggatacttcacgcattgcgcaatgcgtgaagtattcctgttaggtttgaaggcgccacaATGCGCGTTTCCCGCTGGCTGCCagcctgccgcgccgcgccgcagcgtaccatggcgcttgaagcaactatttcacactagaggtattgcacagtatcatacgaaattgaaggcgctccaacatattaggaatggcaggcatccttcaaaagtacggagctttcctcgcaaaataaatcaagatactacggcccaaaaagagagcgatagtccaaaaactcactaagtcttagcatccgtaattagtaacgtttagcatacactttatcgcccggctgttgcttagtcgtcATCGCGCGGCtattaaaggctataagaaattgtgttgccggctatagaagctattggaaatcttacagccggctgtaggtctatggtattttggaagacagcgattctactgccaatttttaccagggaggttTTATATTTCTATCATTTCTACTGGCTCACCAGTTCGAGGACTTACCCTTGCAACATCCCACCATGCATTGACAGGTTGTCTGATGAAGTCCAGCCATCGGTACTCAGCCGCCATCGTGGGTGTAAAGCCTGCGAAGTAAGGAACAGGTTATGCGggggccgatttttgaaattgatagataaagctatagacaaagcagacaaaaGGTATATAGAGGGATCATATTGGTGGAAACgagtggctgcaatggacaaaggaggtaggtaacggcaactcacgagagaccctacagttagtccataattttctcccttagtctataggagccatgcatttcaaccaataggagaGCTCCacactccccatgtcttctttgtctatcgctttgtccatcaatttcaataaccagcccgctgttcaggtacactggaaaaaaacacattgtatctagagtccagactcttaaaaacatcgacaagaaaaagtactcttgattcaatcagaatctagcttaaatcaaggaccaagcctcttaatttaagcggattttgttttgattcaagaaaaaatccgattgaatcaagagtattttttcttgtcgatgttttcaagagtctggactctagatcaaatgtggtttttttttccagtgtatgtcgTTGCCCCACTGACAGAAGGGCGCTCAGAGGGACGACAACGTATACAGGCTTTCCTCGATCAGCGCGGTTTAATCATGGAGTCTGAATCAGCAAGAACCGGGATCTAGCCCCGATCAGTATTTGAACAGTATTTTCACCACCGTGATAATCATATTTAGTAAATATGGTTTATTTACAATGGTCCATTAAAATGTTGATGGctaaaaatgcatttattgTCCTTACCTGGTCTAAACGGGCGTATctatttctggcaaacggaactatgtacattatgacgtgagctctaaTATGGATACATttgtatgggtctcagggctcaagtTTTAATGCACagagttccgtttggcaaaagtACGTCCAAAAAAGGTTAATTATTGATGATCCTAAAATGCGACTGATTTCATTCTCGCAATAATATGAGTGAATAAAAATTTGGTGGtagttaattttaatttgtatgACAAAGTCGATTCAACCAAAGTTTCCCCACAATATCATGAAACTTTGACCCAAAGCTACAGACAGTTAATGTGTGTAATTTTCACGTATCTCAAGGCCGAAAATTCTCGACGCTTCTGATTGTACATATGATCAGGAATGAGTatgcatacggctctttaagATTACGACAGTTAGTATAATGGTGCTGAACTAACCTATGGGTCGATTTCTCATTGATTTTAAGCCGAATGTATGCAGCGGTAGTGTGCTTTAGATATTGCTCAAAGACAGACATAATTTGGAGCCTTATCTCTTGTcttttaaaaacgccttcagtttcacACGCTGCAATATATCTTCCGTTTAGAGCAAATCTTCATGTCTCGTCGGTCAGGCACACTCGGCTACTATTGAGATAGAATCGCGCTGACacaaaatgaggggcttggaggacaaggcgcataagtggaGTTTTTGCtttatttcgaaaaatacgtgttagaagtttcgaaatcacgcAGATTcgtatggcggaaagaaaattaaagCTGACTTtcggatgcttaaaaattggaatttggaagctaatttttcacagaatatgcattaaaactagttttactagaaatcattgatatctcaattttttttaaaaaaaaaaaaaaaaaaaaactgcacttatgcgccttgctcTTTACGCCCTTCAAATGTCTAATCGATTCACCATTGCCTTGGGTTATTGATTCATTTTTGCTTgtcgatttaagaaaaaaatggatcatttGACTCAATACATCGGCAACAATTGAATAGGTATATTAAAAAATCTGCGTATAGAGACTatgtgaaagaaaaatcaacaaaaaatccTTTTGACGTTCACATGGAGGAGGTAAATaacagagagaaaatttggatTTCAACATTGAAAATAGGGAGATCTCTCTGAGTTTCTGAACGCGAGtgaaagggatttttttttttatttatttattttttttaaaaatattattcatgacaaataaTTTAAGGAAACCGAAATGAAGCATATGACGGAAAGACAATAATATTTTCAACCTTTAAAGAAATCGCTTAATTATATTGAAAATGCATAAATTCTGCAACAATACTTTATAAAGCCCATTCCACagtaaaatatattgaaaaatttagatataTTAAGGCTTGATTCCTAGAAGAGAAATGTAAAcagtttaaaaattattcaattcatAGGTGGCTAATTTATCAAATCAAGAATCcaattcaaatttcaatcatcaCAACTGCATTgagatttcttcaattttttttctttatccttGATTTCAAAAGGGAAGGGGGTAGTAGGTAATTACTATCCaatttggactgtattttgcaatttggaactataaagtctggttcttctggaaaaacacttatgtgcacagggaaactaatggcacatacgttgtttttaaaccgggctagaattggaccgagtttaacagaaaggaaccaagccacattagcgattgccaagtttaactgggcaattaaatttttgacgagagaacggttgttcggattgctttgaaaattttaaggaatttacttcgcaccacggagaattttcactgaaatttgcacgaaa
This window contains:
- the LOC109034191 gene encoding uncharacterized protein, with the protein product MSKNVTMLMCFVLSIFMLSFTPTMAAEYRWLDFIRQPVNAWWDVARSGFNHGIRFGRPSEYREWRRSHRKHKPYFRPSKPMIDEDVTYGDDLNDLDERSARDDFQQYPD
- the LOC109034181 gene encoding regucalcin; amino-acid sequence: MYWDGRNNTRPDFTILGRFDSNAAPGTEISDGKADCKGQIFFDTRGKLGPGGVAVIQNQASLFHYSKQTCTLELNLDKDKSFYNGLAWNTDYSRFFIVESDDKTVYGFDYDVNSGNISNRKVLIDFKATNSCAPDGMTIDCSDNLWIACFTFGYVLQVDTNNGSILQTLHIPVTDVTSVAWGGDYFSTLFVTTSRYMLSEEERRKQPLAGSVFAVTGLKFKGVQSNSAEICTVGCRGDGSCPPCDGNPLAIPNAPVEKFDTASCPANGAIYGGNYCQIGWAQVAK